In the genome of Cryptomeria japonica chromosome 8, Sugi_1.0, whole genome shotgun sequence, one region contains:
- the LOC131055815 gene encoding uncharacterized protein LOC131055815, whose amino-acid sequence MGGRRSAVSCSAVWIIILCWVVALPWKFATGEKCGNISVFEPFGSGGSFPYANMVICNANKTLQFRTARGAFDVQSVDYESKSLHIWDPSLSTCKSLTPLGNQYFSPDSILPPSNDTTILLLNCSAKSVVTRNADHFCAESNSSNVCHDMYDDCPAFKGLLEKLPNSSGMACCVTSFARLGNLGIKELECSHYTSAYRRKESHEWRFGISLSFRESEEPVPDIGEFCERCDPARHGFQISEDHPRCGIGRQCICYPHKCEDDFFSGAMPNILPPTLIERIVLFFVLLAGSVLWMMI is encoded by the exons ATGGGTGGAAGAAGATCGGCAGTTAGTTGTTCTGCAGTCTGGATTATAATACTGTGTTGGGTAGTTGCCCTACCATGGAAGTTCGCAACAGGGGAAAAGTGTGGAAACATAAGTGTGTTTGAGCCATTTGGGTCAGGCGGATCATTTCCCTACGCAAACATGGTGATCTGCAACGCCAACAAGACGCTCCAGTTTCGAACTGCGCGTGGGGCGTTCGATGTACAAAGCGTGGATTACGAGTCGAAAAGTCTGCACATTTGGGATCCTTCGCTCTCCACATGCAAATCTCTCACTCCTCTGGGGAACCAATATTTCTCCCCGGATTCGATCCTCCCACCTTCCAACGACACCACCATTCTCCTCCTCAACTGCAGCGCTAAATCCGTTGTCACCCGGAATGCTGATCATTTTTGCGCAGAAAGTAATTCTTCTAATGTCTGTCATGATATGTATGATGACTGTCCTGCTTTTAAGGGCCTTCTGGAAAAGCTTCCGAATTCTTCAGGTATGGCGTGTTGTGTTACCAGTTTTGCAAGGCTGGGGAATCTGGGGATCAAAGAGCTCGAGTGTTCTCATTATACGAGTGCATACAGGAGGAAAGAGTCTCATGAATGGCGGTTCGGCATAAGCCTTTCGTTCCGTGAGTCAGAGGAACCAGTGCCGGACATTGGTGAGTTCTGTGAGAGATGCGATCCCGCGCGCCATGGCTTCCAGATCTCTGAAGATCACCCCAGATGTGGAATAGGGCGACAGTGTATTTGCTACCCTCATAAATGTG AGGATGATTTCTTCTCAGGAGCTATGCCCAACATTTTGCCACCAACCCTGATAGAAAGAATTGTTCTTTTCTTTGTGTTGTTAGCAG GATCGGTGCTTTGGATGATGATCTGA